In Drosophila suzukii chromosome Y, CBGP_Dsuzu_IsoJpt1.0, whole genome shotgun sequence, the following proteins share a genomic window:
- the LOC139353728 gene encoding uncharacterized protein gives MEIAKPVNLDEESLIEYFVKGVPDAKANKIMLYQAKTITDLKEQIEVYKKVRRSYKMPYKNEARVAEAEGSKSIDSKHKFLRKCFKCGDPSHLKKDCKKKDNNNCYRCGQPGHRAAQCKVEVEVKRESNANAVHVENAATKPKSEFTVSGLELKIIKSPYAQFKGLVDTGADLCLMRRNIFLKLGNEALTGKEKCLTGIGESQVLTFGSIVIPVEIDNMHMEVEFHVDPDKAMGFDAISGRPILDIVDMKVTKEGTEFMRRNESKSNEDIDFGSEFVTTEN, from the coding sequence ATGGAAATAGCCAAGCCAGTTAACCTAGACGAAGAGAGTTTGATAGAGTATTTTGTGAAGGGAGTTCCAGATGCTAAGGCAAACAAAATAATGTTGTATCAGGCGAAAACCATAACGGATTTAAAGGAGCAGATTGAAGTATACAAGAAGGTTCGCCGCTCATACAAAATGCCCTACAAAAATGAAGCGCGTGTAGCTGAGGCAGAAGGATCCAAAAGCATCGACTCAAAACACAAGTTTTTACGTAAATGCTTTAAGTGTGGGGATCCGTCCCATTTAAAGAAAGATTGCAAGAAGAAGGATAACAATAATTGTTATCGGTGCGGACAGCCAGGTCATCGTGCTGCACAGTGCAAGGTCGAGGTTGAGGTAAAACGGGAGAGCAATGCTAATGCCGTTCACGTGGAGAACGCAGCTACTAAGCCAAAAAGCGAGTTTACGGTTTCCGGCCTTGAActaaaaattatcaaatcTCCCTACGCTCAATTCAAAGGACTCGTCGACACAGGCGCAGATCTATGCCTAATGCGCAGGAACATTTTTCTCAAGCTAGGCAACGAAGCTCTTACCGGAAAAGAAAAGTGTTTGACGGGAATAGGCGAGAGTCAAGTTTTAACTTTTGGGAGCATTGTCATTCCTGTTGAAATAGACAACATGCACATGGAGGTGGAGTTTCACGTGGATCCAGATAAGGCCATGGGCTTCGACGCAATTTCGGGCAGACCTATCCTGGATATTGTGGACATGAAAGTTACAAAAGAAGGCACTGAGTTTATGCGACGGAATGAATCCAAAAGTAACGAAGATATCGATTTCGGGTCCGAGTTTGTGACTACCGAAaactaa